A region from the Candidatus Schekmanbacteria bacterium genome encodes:
- a CDS encoding radical SAM protein, with the protein MRVLFFAVGQELLGIEYLSSALKKDGHEVELAFDPGLDNFLGFIDVGVLKKLSGDKWYLEKIKSFKPDLIGFSCLTNLYSFACEKARKIKEHFDIPIVIGGIHPTILPDYVMENGNFDILCIGEADEAFPELLRKMQKEEGYYDTKNFWFRKNGTIIKNDVRPLIQDLDSLPFADRELFYKYGCFTGTLYFISGRGCPFSCSYCCHHFLQKKYKGLGKYVRKRSVDNILSEIKPCLEKYKVKSLYSMDDLFTINTEWIKEFSEKYRKISDLPIYCHVRPGTLNREIAKALADANCTSVFYGIDSGSTYIRNNIMNRKIKDEDIISNAKLLKEYGIKITTSAIFCLPDETEEQMFETVEIMKKIKADYLYTYIYYPFPNTESFNYCVEKGLLDEETLEKVKNGEGSFHKKPLIKSKYADLAQVLKSIAPLYVKFPFLAPLVKFLIRKRLIKLSEIVFFLTAPFTYAHFGREKMKEFISLFRMALISKFKRRIV; encoded by the coding sequence ATGAGAGTCCTTTTTTTTGCTGTAGGACAGGAGCTTCTTGGCATTGAATATCTTTCATCAGCGCTAAAAAAGGATGGCCATGAAGTTGAGTTAGCTTTTGACCCGGGCCTCGATAACTTTCTTGGTTTTATCGATGTTGGTGTATTGAAAAAACTCAGCGGTGATAAATGGTATCTTGAGAAGATAAAATCTTTCAAACCGGATTTGATAGGTTTTAGCTGCCTTACGAATCTCTATTCCTTTGCCTGCGAGAAAGCGAGGAAAATAAAAGAACATTTCGATATTCCTATTGTAATTGGTGGTATTCATCCAACTATCCTACCTGATTATGTAATGGAAAATGGAAATTTTGATATCCTCTGTATCGGTGAAGCAGATGAGGCATTTCCTGAACTTTTAAGAAAAATGCAAAAAGAAGAAGGTTACTATGATACCAAAAACTTTTGGTTTAGAAAAAATGGGACAATAATTAAAAATGATGTACGTCCCCTCATACAAGACTTGGATTCACTTCCTTTTGCAGATAGAGAGCTTTTCTACAAGTATGGATGTTTTACGGGCACATTGTACTTTATTTCAGGTAGAGGTTGTCCTTTTTCCTGCAGCTATTGCTGTCACCACTTTCTGCAGAAAAAATACAAGGGGCTCGGCAAGTATGTGCGAAAAAGAAGTGTAGATAATATTTTGAGTGAAATAAAACCCTGCCTTGAAAAGTATAAAGTGAAATCACTCTATTCAATGGATGACCTTTTTACGATCAATACCGAATGGATCAAGGAATTTAGTGAAAAATATCGAAAAATATCGGATTTGCCTATCTATTGCCATGTAAGGCCGGGCACTCTCAATCGGGAGATTGCTAAGGCACTAGCTGATGCAAACTGCACATCTGTATTTTACGGCATTGATTCAGGAAGCACATACATTCGAAATAATATTATGAACAGAAAAATAAAAGATGAAGACATTATCTCTAATGCCAAGCTTTTGAAAGAATATGGAATCAAAATTACTACATCTGCAATCTTTTGCCTTCCTGATGAGACAGAAGAGCAGATGTTTGAAACTGTAGAAATAATGAAGAAGATTAAAGCAGACTACCTTTATACATATATCTATTACCCTTTTCCTAATACAGAATCTTTCAACTATTGTGTAGAAAAGGGACTGCTTGACGAAGAAACTTTGGAAAAGGTTAAGAATGGAGAAGGTTCTTTTCACAAGAAGCCGCTCATCAAATCAAAGTATGCAGACCTTGCTCAGGTTCTTAAAAGTATAGCACCTCTATATGTTAAATTTCCCTTTCTTGCTCCCTTAGTTAAATTTCTAATACGCAAGCGGCTTATTAAATTGAGCGAAATCGTCTTTTTTCTGACAGCGCCTTTTACATATGCGCACTTTGGAAGAGAGAAGATGAAGGAGTTTATTTCTCTTTTCAGAATGGCTCTAATTTCAAAATTTAAAAGAAGAATAGTATAA